A single Mycolicibacterium cosmeticum DNA region contains:
- a CDS encoding ArsR/SmtB family transcription factor: MSRDPLPRGPKPSLVHEGAPDGQRLDIASETFRMLADRTRLHLLWLLAQGEADVTALAEATGASRTSISQHLAKLRFARLVETRKDGRRVFYRLRDGHLSRLVQEGLNHADHQVTGEPVHP, translated from the coding sequence ATGAGCAGGGATCCACTCCCGCGCGGACCGAAGCCCTCGCTGGTCCATGAGGGTGCCCCGGACGGGCAGCGGCTCGATATCGCCAGCGAGACCTTCCGCATGCTGGCCGACCGGACCCGGCTGCACCTGTTGTGGCTGCTGGCCCAGGGCGAAGCCGATGTCACCGCGCTCGCCGAGGCGACCGGCGCATCGCGCACGTCGATCAGTCAGCACCTGGCCAAGCTGCGGTTCGCCCGGTTGGTCGAGACACGCAAGGACGGCAGGCGGGTGTTCTACCGGCTGCGGGACGGGCATCTGAGCCGGCTGGTGCAGGAGGGCCTCAACCATGCCGATCACCAGGTGACCGGGGAGCCCGTACATCCCTGA
- a CDS encoding GntR family transcriptional regulator translates to MATHSEELRRRIVGDVNAGTPGSKLGSERDLAERYGTSRSSLRQVLAALEEAGLVHRVIGRAGGIFISHGQVERNLADVVGVPAFLAHQGYVAGTRVLSTKIGIPDHATQHALKLGPADYVVEVQRVRLADGSPISLEHAQFPADTVPGLLEQPLRGSLYEILESEYGLTAGRAVERIEAVSATNDEAALLGIKPKAALLLITRVTHDQNGTPYEYSRDLFRGDRTALSVTAQGRGLTGADAEPASITLQRQTG, encoded by the coding sequence GTGGCAACTCACAGCGAAGAGTTGCGGCGCCGGATCGTGGGAGACGTCAACGCCGGCACCCCCGGCTCCAAACTGGGCAGCGAACGCGATCTGGCCGAGCGCTACGGCACCAGCCGGTCCAGCCTGCGCCAGGTGCTCGCCGCGCTGGAGGAGGCCGGCCTGGTGCACCGGGTGATCGGGCGGGCCGGCGGCATCTTCATCAGCCACGGGCAGGTGGAGCGCAACCTGGCCGACGTGGTGGGCGTGCCGGCATTCCTCGCCCATCAGGGTTATGTCGCCGGTACCCGGGTACTGTCCACCAAGATCGGCATCCCCGACCACGCCACCCAGCACGCCCTCAAGCTCGGGCCCGCCGATTACGTCGTCGAGGTGCAGCGGGTCCGGCTGGCCGACGGCTCACCGATCTCGTTGGAGCACGCCCAGTTTCCCGCCGACACCGTCCCCGGCCTGCTCGAGCAACCGCTGCGCGGCTCCTTGTACGAGATCCTGGAGTCCGAGTACGGCCTGACCGCCGGCCGGGCCGTCGAACGCATCGAGGCGGTGAGCGCCACCAACGACGAGGCGGCGCTGCTGGGTATCAAACCCAAGGCGGCACTGCTGCTCATCACCCGCGTGACGCACGACCAGAACGGCACGCCGTACGAGTACTCCCGTGACCTGTTCCGCGGGGACCGCACCGCGCTGTCGGTCACCGCGCAGGGCCGCGGCCTGACCGGAGCCGACGCCGAGCCGGCCTCCATCACGCTGCAGCGCCAGACGGGCTGA
- a CDS encoding hotdog family protein, whose amino-acid sequence MTLTSGAAAAHQAILGDRLRLSLDAELAGAVTGRSGPLAHPALVCDIAIGQSTLVTQRVKANLFYRGLTFHRFPVIGDTLTTRTEVVGLRQNSAKPGRAPTGLAALRMTTVDQAGHSVLDFYRCAMLPLSPDAADTGHGDDLAAIGADQPVPPDPTAGWDLGALGGPAFDPALVGTVLASTADVVSSAPELARLSLNIAATHHDRRPGGQRLVYGGHTIGLALAQTTRLLPDLVTVLGWESCDHTGPVHENDTVYSELHIEAAEPDGTGVRLRLRSVVFAAATEPGAPDRQVLDWRFTALHP is encoded by the coding sequence ATGACGCTCACCTCGGGCGCCGCGGCAGCGCACCAGGCCATTCTGGGTGACCGGCTGCGGCTGTCCCTGGACGCCGAGCTCGCCGGCGCCGTCACCGGCCGGAGCGGCCCGCTGGCGCATCCCGCGCTGGTGTGCGATATCGCCATCGGGCAGTCCACCCTGGTCACCCAGCGGGTCAAGGCCAACCTGTTCTACCGCGGGTTGACCTTCCACCGGTTTCCCGTCATCGGGGACACCCTGACCACCCGCACCGAAGTGGTCGGCCTGCGGCAGAACTCCGCCAAACCTGGCCGTGCCCCCACCGGGCTGGCCGCCCTGCGCATGACCACCGTGGACCAGGCCGGCCACTCGGTGCTGGACTTCTACCGGTGTGCCATGCTGCCGCTGTCCCCGGACGCCGCCGATACCGGGCATGGCGACGACCTGGCCGCGATCGGCGCCGACCAGCCGGTCCCGCCGGACCCCACCGCGGGCTGGGACCTGGGCGCCCTGGGCGGCCCCGCGTTCGACCCGGCCCTGGTGGGCACCGTCCTGGCGAGTACCGCGGACGTGGTGTCCAGCGCTCCCGAGCTGGCCCGGTTGTCCTTGAACATTGCTGCCACACATCATGATCGGCGCCCCGGCGGGCAACGGCTGGTGTACGGCGGGCACACCATCGGCCTGGCCCTGGCGCAGACCACCCGGCTGCTGCCGGATCTGGTCACCGTGCTCGGCTGGGAGTCCTGCGACCACACCGGGCCGGTGCACGAGAACGACACCGTCTACAGCGAGTTGCACATCGAGGCCGCCGAACCGGACGGGACGGGCGTGCGGCTGCGGCTGCGTTCGGTCGTGTTCGCCGCCGCGACGGAGCCCGGTGCGCCGGATCGTCAGGTGCTCGACTGGCGTTTCACCGCTCTGCACCCCTGA
- a CDS encoding CoA transferase has product MVPVGAPQQVCARAQEQADRFAARTGVAVDATALITGRAAQLGAVSRGRISVGGATRLLGGADGWCAVTLARADDVDAVPALVGADRVGDPWQALAAWVHRHGAGAAVERARLLGLPAGLLGETAAAAPRIRVTGAGAARPVADLLVADLSSMWAGPLCGRLLACAGATVVKVESPRRPDGTRAGHQGFYDWMNGGKLSYAVDFDDIRALHRLLSVADVVIEASRPAALRRRGLGPETVAPRAGRVWLHITGHGTDEPGADWVAFGDDAAVSGGLVEYHGTGPMFAGDAIADPLTGLCAADVVTESLGRGGGELIEVSMAATAARYAGLAGEPSHAPAPRPAARAPDLGADNARVQTMIEERWSVSC; this is encoded by the coding sequence ATGGTTCCGGTCGGTGCACCGCAGCAGGTCTGCGCGCGCGCCCAGGAACAGGCCGACCGCTTCGCGGCGCGCACCGGTGTCGCCGTCGACGCCACCGCGCTGATCACCGGACGTGCGGCGCAGCTCGGTGCGGTGTCGCGGGGGCGCATCTCGGTCGGCGGCGCCACCCGGCTGCTGGGCGGCGCGGACGGATGGTGCGCGGTGACCCTGGCCCGCGCCGACGATGTCGACGCGGTACCCGCACTGGTCGGTGCCGATCGCGTCGGCGACCCGTGGCAGGCACTGGCCGCGTGGGTGCACCGGCACGGCGCCGGCGCGGCGGTCGAACGGGCGCGGCTGTTGGGCCTGCCCGCCGGGTTGCTCGGCGAAACCGCCGCGGCGGCACCGCGAATCCGGGTGACGGGTGCCGGGGCGGCCCGGCCGGTTGCCGATCTGCTGGTCGCCGACCTGTCCTCGATGTGGGCCGGCCCGCTGTGCGGGCGGCTGTTGGCCTGCGCCGGTGCCACCGTGGTCAAGGTGGAGAGCCCGCGGCGCCCCGACGGCACCCGAGCGGGACACCAGGGCTTCTACGACTGGATGAACGGTGGAAAGCTCTCGTATGCGGTCGATTTCGACGACATCCGGGCGCTGCACCGACTGCTGTCGGTCGCCGACGTGGTGATCGAGGCGTCCCGGCCGGCCGCGCTGCGCCGGCGCGGCCTGGGCCCGGAGACGGTTGCGCCGCGGGCCGGTCGGGTGTGGCTGCACATCACCGGGCACGGCACCGACGAGCCCGGGGCGGACTGGGTGGCCTTCGGTGACGACGCGGCGGTGTCCGGCGGCCTGGTCGAATACCACGGCACCGGACCGATGTTCGCCGGGGACGCCATCGCCGATCCACTCACCGGCCTGTGCGCGGCGGACGTGGTCACCGAATCGCTGGGCCGGGGCGGCGGCGAACTGATCGAGGTGTCGATGGCGGCGACGGCGGCCCGCTACGCCGGGCTGGCCGGCGAACCCAGCCACGCGCCGGCGCCGCGCCCGGCCGCCCGCGCACCTGACCTCGGTGCCGACAATGCCCGGGTGCAGACGATGATCGAGGAAAGGTGGTCCGTGTCATGCTGA
- a CDS encoding MFS transporter, which produces MILRHPVFRRLYTAQVTALAGTGLLTVALGLLAFDLAGGAAGAVLSTALAIKMVAYVFAAPVMSGLTARLPRKAVLAGADIVRAVVALALPWVDQVWQIYLLVFVLQAASATFTPTFQSVIADVLPDERQYTRALALSRLAYDLEALLSPLLAAALLTVITYHGLFAGTGAGFLVSLALVLGTAIPRQPATGASAPLLSRISMGTRIMLRSSELRSLLAMNVVVASATGLVVVNTVVYVRGRLGGGNADVALLLACYGAGSMALALLIPVVLGRVADRTVMLGGAVLAAAGLVATAILLATGSVGWPALTVLWIVLGAATSMINTPAGRLLRRNAGEHRTAVFTAQFSLSHAGFLITYPVAGWVGAAVDQAATAGILAILATFAAIAAVRMAGTARRGGTADEQGSTPARTEALAGP; this is translated from the coding sequence ATGATCCTGCGCCACCCTGTCTTCCGGCGGCTCTACACCGCCCAGGTGACGGCCCTGGCCGGAACCGGGTTGCTGACCGTCGCGCTCGGTCTGCTCGCCTTCGACCTCGCCGGTGGGGCGGCCGGCGCGGTCCTGAGCACCGCGCTGGCCATCAAGATGGTCGCGTACGTGTTCGCCGCCCCCGTCATGTCCGGTCTGACGGCGAGACTGCCCCGCAAGGCCGTGCTGGCCGGGGCCGATATCGTGCGCGCGGTGGTGGCCTTGGCGCTGCCGTGGGTGGATCAGGTGTGGCAGATCTATCTGCTGGTCTTCGTCCTGCAGGCCGCGTCGGCGACGTTCACCCCGACGTTCCAGTCCGTGATCGCCGATGTGCTGCCCGACGAACGCCAGTACACCCGCGCCCTGGCGTTGTCCCGGCTGGCCTATGACCTGGAAGCGCTGCTCAGCCCGCTGCTGGCCGCGGCGCTGCTCACCGTCATCACCTACCACGGGTTGTTCGCGGGTACCGGTGCCGGATTCCTGGTGTCGCTGGCGCTGGTGCTGGGCACCGCGATCCCGCGCCAGCCGGCCACCGGCGCCTCCGCACCGCTGCTGTCGCGGATCTCGATGGGTACCCGAATCATGCTGCGCAGCAGCGAATTACGGTCACTGCTGGCGATGAACGTGGTGGTGGCGTCGGCCACCGGGTTGGTGGTCGTGAACACCGTGGTGTACGTACGCGGCCGGCTCGGCGGCGGAAACGCCGACGTGGCACTGCTGCTGGCCTGCTACGGCGCCGGATCGATGGCGCTGGCCCTGCTGATTCCGGTCGTGCTGGGCCGGGTGGCCGATCGCACCGTGATGCTCGGCGGCGCGGTGCTGGCGGCGGCCGGGTTGGTCGCGACGGCCATCCTGCTGGCGACCGGGTCGGTGGGCTGGCCCGCGTTGACGGTGTTGTGGATCGTCCTGGGCGCGGCAACGTCGATGATCAACACGCCGGCCGGGCGGCTGCTGCGCCGCAATGCCGGCGAGCACCGCACGGCGGTGTTCACCGCGCAGTTCTCGCTGTCGCATGCCGGGTTCCTGATCACCTATCCGGTGGCCGGGTGGGTCGGCGCGGCGGTGGATCAGGCGGCGACGGCCGGGATTCTCGCTATTCTCGCTACATTCGCGGCGATCGCCGCGGTGCGGATGGCAGGGACGGCACGGAGGGGCGGGACGGCCGATGAGCAGGGATCCACTCCCGCGCGGACCGAAGCCCTCGCTGGTCCATGA
- the fabG gene encoding 3-oxoacyl-ACP reductase FabG yields the protein MFTSLQGRTAIVTGASKGIGRGIAETFANAGVDVVITGRNSDDLDRTVAALAGAPGKVSAISADVSDPADCRRVVTEAAQRHGGVDIVCANAGIFPSGRLEDLTPDDIEAVLAVNFKGTVYIVQAALAALAASGHGRVIITSSITGPITGYPGWSHYGASKAAQLGFLRTAAMELAPKRITVNAVLPGNIATEGLGEMGQEYLDQMASAVPAGRLGSVADIGNAALFFATDEAAYITGQSLVVDGGQILPESHLAIAEL from the coding sequence ATGTTCACGTCACTGCAGGGCCGCACCGCCATCGTCACCGGCGCCAGTAAGGGCATCGGCCGCGGCATCGCCGAGACCTTCGCCAACGCCGGGGTCGACGTCGTCATCACCGGCCGCAATTCCGACGATCTGGACCGCACCGTCGCGGCCCTGGCCGGCGCGCCGGGCAAGGTCAGTGCCATCAGCGCCGACGTGTCCGATCCCGCCGACTGCCGCCGGGTGGTGACCGAGGCGGCGCAGCGGCACGGCGGCGTCGATATCGTGTGCGCCAACGCGGGCATCTTCCCGTCGGGCCGGCTGGAGGATCTCACCCCCGACGATATCGAGGCCGTGCTCGCGGTGAATTTCAAGGGCACCGTGTACATCGTGCAGGCCGCCCTGGCCGCCCTGGCCGCCAGTGGGCACGGCCGGGTGATCATCACGTCGTCGATCACCGGACCGATCACCGGTTACCCCGGCTGGTCGCATTACGGCGCCAGCAAGGCCGCACAGCTGGGGTTCCTGCGCACCGCGGCCATGGAGTTGGCACCGAAGCGCATCACCGTCAACGCGGTGCTGCCCGGCAACATCGCCACCGAGGGACTCGGCGAAATGGGCCAGGAATACCTCGACCAAATGGCTTCCGCGGTGCCGGCGGGCCGGCTGGGCTCGGTGGCCGACATCGGCAACGCAGCACTGTTCTTCGCCACCGACGAGGCCGCCTACATCACCGGCCAGTCGCTGGTGGTCGATGGTGGCCAGATCTTGCCCGAATCGCACCTGGCTATCGCCGAACTCTGA
- a CDS encoding amidohydrolase family protein codes for MLIRRAALLDGSVVDIRVGTRIDEVGPALAPVAGERVLDAALGLVLPGLHDHHVHVHSAAAAADSVRVGVGEVHDRDDLAHVLAGAAVGDDGWIRAVGYHEAVAGALDRRVLDTLAPPVPVRIQHRSGVLWTLNSAGLAAVGLADHPDGRLRSADRSWSDTLKRRDTSVAALSARLSGYGVTGITDATPDLDVTDMVLLAEVHRRGGLRQHVHHLAPGKRILHDDDLDLGALTAWIGRRHDEGAPVALHCVTAAQLVVSLAALGDAGVHPGDRIEHAAVVPDDQLEVLAALGVTVVTQPNFVAERGDQYLADVPADEHHQLWRLASLLEAGVPVALSTDVPFGDGDPWAALRAAVHRTTASGAVLGPDERIDARTALRLLLGTATAPTSVRTVAAGQPADLCVLSAAPEDVLRDLDAKLVAATVIDGEVISPSGAAA; via the coding sequence ATGCTGATTCGGCGTGCAGCCCTGCTGGACGGCAGTGTGGTCGACATCCGGGTCGGCACCCGGATCGACGAGGTGGGCCCCGCGCTGGCGCCCGTCGCGGGGGAACGGGTGCTCGACGCGGCGCTGGGACTGGTGCTCCCCGGCCTGCACGATCACCACGTGCACGTGCATTCGGCCGCGGCCGCGGCGGACTCGGTGCGGGTCGGTGTCGGCGAGGTGCACGACCGTGACGACCTGGCACACGTGCTGGCCGGTGCCGCCGTCGGCGACGACGGGTGGATCAGGGCGGTCGGGTATCACGAGGCGGTGGCCGGCGCGCTGGACCGGCGCGTGCTCGACACGCTGGCGCCGCCGGTGCCGGTGCGCATCCAGCATCGCAGCGGCGTGCTGTGGACGCTCAACTCGGCCGGCCTGGCGGCCGTCGGCCTGGCCGATCACCCCGACGGCCGGCTGCGCAGCGCCGACCGGTCCTGGTCGGACACCCTCAAGCGGCGCGACACGTCCGTCGCCGCCCTCAGCGCCCGGCTGAGCGGTTACGGTGTCACCGGAATCACCGATGCCACACCGGATCTCGACGTCACCGACATGGTTCTGCTGGCCGAGGTGCACCGCCGCGGCGGGCTGCGCCAGCACGTGCACCATCTCGCGCCCGGTAAGCGCATCCTGCATGACGACGATCTGGATTTGGGCGCGCTGACCGCCTGGATCGGGCGCAGGCACGACGAAGGCGCGCCGGTGGCGCTGCACTGTGTGACCGCGGCGCAGTTGGTGGTCAGCCTTGCTGCCCTCGGCGACGCGGGTGTGCACCCCGGCGATCGCATCGAGCATGCCGCCGTGGTGCCCGACGATCAGCTCGAGGTGCTGGCCGCCCTGGGCGTGACCGTGGTGACCCAGCCCAACTTCGTCGCCGAGCGTGGTGACCAGTACCTGGCCGATGTGCCTGCCGACGAGCACCACCAGCTGTGGCGGCTGGCCTCACTGCTGGAAGCCGGTGTCCCGGTGGCGCTTTCCACCGACGTGCCGTTCGGGGACGGCGACCCGTGGGCGGCCCTGCGGGCGGCCGTACACCGCACCACCGCATCGGGCGCGGTGCTGGGGCCCGACGAACGCATCGACGCGCGCACGGCGCTGCGGCTGTTGCTGGGCACAGCGACGGCGCCCACCTCGGTCCGCACGGTTGCTGCCGGTCAGCCCGCCGACCTGTGCGTGCTGAGCGCCGCGCCGGAGGATGTGCTGCGCGACCTGGATGCGAAACTGGTGGCCGCCACCGTCATCGACGGTGAGGTGATCAGCCCGTCTGGCGCTGCAGCGTGA